A stretch of DNA from Gimesia chilikensis:
GGAAGAACCTGCCTACGAAAACATCGCCGTCCTCGATCAGGAAGAGACCGACATGGTCACTGTCATTCCCGGGTTTTACGGGGTGACTGAAGCAGGAGAGATCGCCGTCTTCTCCCGAGGCGGTTCCGATCTGACCGGAGGCGAAATTGCCTACGCGATCGATGGCGACAAGTACGAGAACTGGACCGACGTGAGTGGCGTGCTCGAGTCTGACCCTCGCATCATCTCTGCCGCCCGGGCGATTCCCCGTCTGACGTTCAAAGAGATCCGTCTGCTCTCCTCCAAGGGAGTGAATGTCTTTCATCTCGACGCGATGCTCAACTGCCGCAAACGCAAAATCCCGATTCATGTCCGCAATACAAATCACCCCGAAGCCGCCGGTACGCAGATTCTCAACGAGCGCGTACCGGAAGAGGGCGTGGTCGGCATCGCCCGGCTGGACAACATGGCCTACATCTACCTGGAGAAGGACATGCTCTGCGAAGAGGTCGGCTTCACCGCGACCTTGTTGAAAATCTTCCAGAGTTACGGGATCAACACCTACCATTATCCGACCGATAAAGACGACATCGCCGTTCTGGTCAAACAGGACGACCTCAAAGGGAGCATCAACGACTTGCGGCGGGCCATTGAAAAACAGCTCAAGCCCGATTTTATGGATGTGGTCTACAATCTGTCAGTCATCACACCGGTCGGCCTGGGGCTCAAACGCAACTCCTATCCGCTGGTCGATGCGATCAACGCACTGGGTGAGCACCATATCCCGATCGAAATGATCGATCAGAGTCCTTCACAGATCTGTTTCCATATCGGCGTCAGCCAGGCCGTCGCCGATGATGCCTTGAATATTCTATATCGGGTCCTGATTAACGACACCCGTGCTTGAGGCCGGTCATGCCTGCTTCAGTATCCGGGAGGGAACTGTCCCTCAAGGGCTTCCGCCACCAGTTCATTCAGCACCTGATCGTTAAACTCGTAGCGCACACGGCCTGCAAAGGCCCGCGCTTCGGGACTGTGATCGTTGTGAATTAACAGAGCAATCAGGACAGCGAATTGCTGGCACATTCCCAGACTGAGCACGCCATGATTCCGAAAATCGAATCGTGATTTCTGATTAAGCTTCTGTGGCAGATTCGTATGAGAAGGCTGCTTCCGCATAATATCCCAAGACATCAGCTGGATTTCCAGAGTATGTTCAGGATCAATATATTTCCCGCACACCTGATATTCACCCGCGCGAATCAACGGTGACTCGGCATAGATATAACACTTTCGCGCCAGTTCAGGGCGGTGTTTATCCAGCCAGAGAAACAGTTCCACTGATAACTGCGCTTCGTCTAGCTTTCGATTGATGCGTTCGAAATCGGAAAATGAGTGAGTGACATTGTTGCCGTTCAGCAGATTGTCTTTCGCCTGATCGCGAAATTCCTTGAGCTTTTGCAGGGCAGGGGGATAAACGTTCGCCAGTTCCCGCCAGTCAGTTAGTGCAAATGATGGACGTACCGCATTGCACAGTTCATTCTGATGGAACCAGACATGCTTGGCCAGTGCTGCCGCATAGCGACCGGCACGTCGGTCTGCCTGGGCTTCCCTGAGAACATCCCGCGACGACCAATCGTCGGGAGGCTGCCAGTTCTCGAAATCATCATCTGCGGAAGCGTCGGTCATGATCACGTTCCTCGCATTGCAGGTCAGGGTTCAACCTGGATCAGCTTACCATAAATGGACTGAAATGTAATCCACCGGATATCCCCGAAGGCAATTCGGGGTTTTCCAGGGCGACAGGAAACTGTCAGGGCAGACAGATAAATCAGCAAGTCAAATCCAACCCTTTAGAAGTAGAGAGGCCATATGTTGGCCTGCCTGATGAGTAATGAAACAGTTTTTCGTTACTGGAATCTTTGTTTATGTTACACTTACAGCCAAGCCATAGTGACCTTTCTCTGTCCACTTCGATAATTCAAGAGTCAGAACATGATCTTCTCACGAAATCTAATTCTTTTAACCTTCATGTTTGTATTACTTGCAGCGCCTGCAATCGAGTCGAGTGAGCAGAAGGAGAATGCACAGAAGGACAAGCCCTTTAGTATCCCGGAAAAAATTAAAAAGAAACAGGTTGGTAAGTGGGAAGCTTCGAAAGCCATGTTACTTCGGTCTGGTAAGCAGCTGGCGGTTGTTATCAATGCGAAAAGAACGAATTACGAATTAAGTGATGGTTCAGAAAAAATTACGACACCAGTGACAGTATTCTCCGATTCAGAATCAGGGAGTATCTGGGCGGGACGTGAACAGGTTGGATACCTGGAAACTGATAATAAAATTCTGGGTTTTCAGATCATCGAATATATGATTTTTTGGTCTGAAAGTAGCCTGAATCATGACCCGAAATCGACTTCACCTGATATTACCAATCGTTTCGAGAAAGATATCACGGGCGGCTCTTTTTACCTGGATATGGACGCAGCTAATGAAGGACAGACAAATCTGAAAGATGTGATCAAAAACCCAGAAATGTGTTCCAGGGGTTCTGGAGGTTCGACCCCCATTGTGACAGGATTTCAATGGGACAAAAATTTATTAAAGCTTAGGTTAATAGACCAGACAAAACAGTATGAAGCGACTGTATGGATTGATATGAAGTCCCGAAAGGCTAAGAAAGCCGAGGAGAAACGGACTAAGTATGGTGAAAAGATATTCCAGGAGCAAGTAGAGGCAGCAAGAGTGAGAGCGGACAAAATGGCAAAAGAGAAAAATAATCAATAACAGAGTTCAGCATGCCTGTCGTTCACAAGCATCCCTGATTCGAAAATAATTAATGTGAGATTCTGGTTCCGCACGTAGCAGGTCAGGGTTCTACCTGGATCAGTTTACCATAAATGGACTGAAACGTAATCCAGCCGTTGATCCGGCCGATGTTATTGCCGATCTGAAAGCGTTTGCCCTGGATGGCTTTGATCAGATGCAGGTATTGACTGCCATTCACTTTGCAGAGCACGATGTCCCCCTTCTGGAGCTTATCTTCCAGAACGGGGGCGACCGTACAGAGCTGCCCGGATTCGATTTTCCCTTTCATGGAATTCCCCCGCGGACGAAAAGAGACGGTCTCACCTGCCTGCAGTTGTTCAATGTAGTGTGTGGCCCAGCCGATGGGAGGCTCTCCTTTATTACAGCCTGGTCTGCAGGTCAGACACCGCTTACAGGTGGAACTGTGATTGATCTGCTTTTTCTGATACGTCCCCGGTCCGGTATCCCGAGATCATTAATCCATTGGACAATTTTAATGAGCTCTGGTTCGCTCAGACAATGAAAATCAAACTGCACCCGGATGTAGAGGTGGTCTCGCCACTGTGAGCGGAGATAGTGTATGCGTGCTTCTGGCTGACTTTCCAGCGTGATCAGCAGCAGGTCGGTTCCATTGTGAATCCAGAAATCAAACTCGTCGCCGGTTTCAATCTGGTCCGGAATCTGATGCACCGATTCGATTCTCAAGCGTCCCGCCTGAAATTCTCCCGCGCCATAAACGTGGCTGAATCTCCGCCATTCTTTTTTTCGGATCCGCGCTCGCACGCTCATCTGTTTCTCTGTGAATTATGTTGCATGTTGCCGGTTTCAATAGACCGGTTGCACATTCTCTGCGATTTCAATGCCGCCATCAGAAATGATAGTGACGTCGGCCTCTGCGTCATAGATGACGTAGTGACCGTCGGCGTTGAGTTTCACCTCCAGGTTTGCAGGAGACCATTCCACCGAACCACAGATATGGACCGGGCTGAATGTGAGGTGCAGATTCCCTATTACATCTGTCTTTTCCACTCGGATAGTGAGACTGCGGTGGCTGTCCGTGAGATTGTAAAGACGGGCACGACCGCCGTGCCAGCGATGCAGCAGGGTCGGAAAGTGCCGCAGTATAGGATGGGATCTGAGCGATTCATTGTCGTATTTCGTATCAGGAAGTGTCATGGATCCCGCTGCTAATACGGCCACGAAGGTGGCACTGTTCCGGTCAGGGCGGAATCAAGGGCTTTGTGGAAGTCGGCATTATCCCACTCTTTGCGGGCCTTTTCTGCGATGCTCCGCGCTTCTTCCCGACGGTCATTGACTACCAGCAGGGCGACCAGGATGGCGGTCTGGTTCGAGAAATGCTTATCGGAGAACTCCAGAATGCCAGGGCCGATCTGTGGGTTTTTAGCTAACTGCTGATTGGCTTCTCTTGTGCGAACCAGTAGCTGGTAAGATTTTTCCGGTTCCAGATACTCGCCACAGATTTTGTACTCTTTCGCTTTGAGCAGTGCCGGCTGAGCCAGCCTGTATGCAAGTTTTGCCTTTTCGGGATGCTCTTTGTGGAGCAGTAAAAACGTATCGACCGTCATGTTGTTTTGATCGAGCGTGCGGTTCAGAGCTTCCAGTTCCTGGAATGAAGTCGCGACATCCTTTCCATCCAGCACCTGTTTTGTAGTCTGGTCACGTATCTCTTTCAGTTTTTCCAGTGCGGGGGGATAGACCTGAGTCAATTGATCCCAGTAAGCCAGAGCAAAAGAGAGCCGGACCCCTGTGAGCGCGGAATTATGTTTGAGTGCGTTCTCATGGAACCAGACGTGTTTGGCGAGAGCGGTCTGGTAGTCTTTCGCCTGCACATCACTGCGGATGCTTTGCAGAATCTCCTGCGGATTGGGATTCTGCGGTGGCTGCCAGTCCGCTGCGGGGACCGTTACGGGAATCAGGCACATTAATACGAAAAGCATCAGTTTCATGGGACTAAACCTGTTTTAAAGAAAAGTGCGGAGTGCCTGCACGTTTTTGATTATACAGCTTATGATTGAAATTGATACCGCTAACGCAAGTACATGCCCGTTTCACGGTGCGACGGTAAACTTCTGAATGCGGTGGTTATAGGCATCGACCACATACAGGTCTCCGTGGCTGTCGAACGCCATTCCGTGGGGGGCGTAGAATTCGCCTGCAGCGGTCCCCTGTTTTTCACCACAGCCGCGGAGATACTTTCCTGCTGACGAAAACTGCTGCACGCGGCCGCTGACGGCGGAAATCCAGAGACGATCTTTCTGATCGATACAGACGGCGATCGGGCCGGTGAGACTTTTCACCGGCTGACCACCAAAGCCGCTGAAATAACCACCCAGCCCGCCCGGGGTGTCGGCGTCGGTCCCCCAGTGCTGGAGCAGCTTTCCTTCCGCAGTAAACTGCTGGACGCGGCAGTTGGCGCCTTCGGTCGTCCAGAGGTTCCCCTCGGAATCGAAGGCCAGGAACTGCGGACCGCCGACCCGCGAGTTGGGATTCGCTTTGCCTCCGAATTCGCCCGGCTGACTGCCGTATTTACCCCACTCAAACAGGAACTGGCCCGTGGGATCAAAGACTTGCACCCGGTGGTTGGTCTGGTCGGCGACATAGATGCGACCATTATCCGCCACCGCGATGCCTCCCGGGCAGTTGAATTCTCCCGGCCCTTTTCCCGGCTTCCCCCATTGGCGAATAAGCTTACCTTGAGGGGAATAGATCGAAATTCGATCGCCGATTTTATGCTTGCTCGATCCCGAAGCCACGATGTGCGAGATCACCAGATTCCCCTGTTTGTCGAACGCGAGCCCACCCGGATTGGGAAGTACGGGAAACTGTGCTAACAACTTGCCTGTACGATCGAATTTCTGTACGCGGTCATTCAGGTGATCGGTTACAAAAATTTCATCTTGAGCGTTAATCACTATATCGATCGGAAAATGGAACTCGCCCGGCTGATCTCCCTGCTGACCCCAGGTTTTCAGGAACCGGATCGGAGCGGGTTCTTTTGCGTTGCTGATCGACGGATCTATCAGAGCGTGTGCTATCAGAAGACACAGGCAACAGAGCAGGCCGTTTCTCAAAATCTGATTTTTCAATGAGCCAGGCAATTCTAATACCTTTTAGATCAGGAAAGCGATGGGGCATCTTTCGATCATAGCCAACTTGTTGATCTCAGGCAAAGAGATTCGGGGACCGCTGAATTTCCTGTAAATAATTCTGCAGCGCAGTAGCCTGCCGGTATAGAATAGAGACAGACCTGAATTTTCCTGAAAGACAGTATCACGAATGGCAACGCGCGAACCTGAATCCCCGTCCGAATCCGAGTTGTCCCGTCGCGGAGTGCTGGGGGCTGCTCTGGGCAGCGCCCTGGCGGTTCTGCGCCACTGGTGGCATGGAACTCCGCTGCAGGCGGGGCTACCTGCGTCTCCAGAGCATGTCACCCCGCAGACACAGGCAGCCATCGCAGGCGGCTTGAACTGGCTCGCATCCCGGCAGGTCGCGGATGGCGGATTTGGCAGCCGGGGTTCGTATGCGCGGAACGTGGGAGTCTGCGCACTGGCGGGGACCGCATTTCTGGCACACCGCGGCATGACAGGCCGGTATCGTCGCGCGATTCAGGAGTGCATTCGTTACCTGCTCGCAAGGGCACAGGAAAATGGATTCATCATCGAAGCAGAGATCCGCACGCACGCGACGCTGTATGGTCACGGATTTGCAACGCTGTTCCTGGGACAGGTCTTCGGCGAATCACACGATCCCCGAATCCGCAAAACGCTGAAAGCGGCGACTGAGTTGATTCTGAATCTGCAGGACGGGCAGGGGGGCTGGTGTTATACGTCTGACCCGAAAGACGCGGATGTTTCGATCACCACCTGTCAGCTGCTGGCCCTGTTTTCGGCCCGGCAGGCGGGCATCGGCGTGTCGCGGGAAGCGATTGAGCGGAGTGTCGATTTTCTCAGGCGAGCCCAGAACGAGGACGGCGGTTTTCGATATCGGCTGGATGATCCTCCCGAATCACTGTTTCCCCGCTCGGCGGCCGCGGTGGTGGCACTCACCTGTGCCGGCCTGGGACAGGATCCCGCGGTGCAGCGTGGACGGGAATACTTACAGCAGCCACATCCTCCGCTGGAACTCTCCCCGGGCCAACTGGCCGAGTACCATTTCTACGGACGTTTCTACGCGACACACGCCGCCTGGCAGGCAGGGAAAGCAGCCTGGGATCGCTGGTACACGATCGTCCGCGATGAACTGCTCGCACAGCAGTCAACCAGTGGCGCCTGGCACGACGCCAACATCGGCGATGAATACGCGACCGCGATGGCGCTGATCGTACTGCAGTTCCCCTATGGTAATGTCCCCCTGCTGGCGATGCGCTAAAGCCGTTGCGATCTCTCAGCCGATCCGGGTGATCATGCCCGGAATAATCGCAGGCGGTGGCGGTTCAGGGAGTGAGAACGTCCAGTTGCCGACGGCAATTTTACCTGCAGACAGAATCTCTTCCAGCGACACCGGTTCGACTGATTCTCCCTCTGCCTGAAACAACTGGCAGCGATCGCTGATCAGGATTCGTGCCCGGCCCTCGACTGTGGGGAATAGCGCCGAATCGCTGTTTTCTATAGTGAGACTGCCAATGATCTCGTACTCCATGATCGTCTTCTGAACGGTTTCCGCTTCGAGCACCGTTCCCTGAAAGACTTCATTCGTGAGATGATAAGGATCCTCGT
This window harbors:
- a CDS encoding prenyltransferase/squalene oxidase repeat-containing protein, producing MATREPESPSESELSRRGVLGAALGSALAVLRHWWHGTPLQAGLPASPEHVTPQTQAAIAGGLNWLASRQVADGGFGSRGSYARNVGVCALAGTAFLAHRGMTGRYRRAIQECIRYLLARAQENGFIIEAEIRTHATLYGHGFATLFLGQVFGESHDPRIRKTLKAATELILNLQDGQGGWCYTSDPKDADVSITTCQLLALFSARQAGIGVSREAIERSVDFLRRAQNEDGGFRYRLDDPPESLFPRSAAAVVALTCAGLGQDPAVQRGREYLQQPHPPLELSPGQLAEYHFYGRFYATHAAWQAGKAAWDRWYTIVRDELLAQQSTSGAWHDANIGDEYATAMALIVLQFPYGNVPLLAMR
- a CDS encoding aspartate kinase, producing MTNSVVCKFGGSSVANATQIEKVRRIVADNPQRRFVVVSAPGRVQKNEEKITDHLLNIATRGQHFRDSRKSISATESKQAVIDRFSGIISDLEIEGNDLIESLKTDLEPNLDGDKRIAFLASRGEHYNARIIARYFQRKGMEARACLPEEFGFLVTDSYLDAKVEEPAYENIAVLDQEETDMVTVIPGFYGVTEAGEIAVFSRGGSDLTGGEIAYAIDGDKYENWTDVSGVLESDPRIISAARAIPRLTFKEIRLLSSKGVNVFHLDAMLNCRKRKIPIHVRNTNHPEAAGTQILNERVPEEGVVGIARLDNMAYIYLEKDMLCEEVGFTATLLKIFQSYGINTYHYPTDKDDIAVLVKQDDLKGSINDLRRAIEKQLKPDFMDVVYNLSVITPVGLGLKRNSYPLVDAINALGEHHIPIEMIDQSPSQICFHIGVSQAVADDALNILYRVLINDTRA